The genomic segment GGCGCTCGCCGCCCTCGATGCTGGGGGAGACCTCCCATGGCTGACGCCGACCCCTGCCGCCGCGTCCTGACCCCGGCCGAGGAAGCGCGCCTGTTCGCCCGCGACGCCGTCCGCGCGGCCCGTGCCTCCTGGTCCCGCCCGGCCGACGAGGGCGCCGCCATGATAGCCGTGCTCGTCGTCCTGGCGGCCGAGGCGATGTTCCCCGAGCTCCTGTCCGAGCCCGAAACGGACGGTGCAGGTAAAGCGTAGCCAAGTCCCCATCGCTACGTTCAGGATCCCGTCGCCCCCTCCCGCGGGAGGGCTGGTGGCGGCGGTCCACCGGGGTGACCATCGGGGTCCGCCGGGCCCGGGCTCTCCCTGCCTCCGGACGAGCGCGTCCAGGGTCGCGCCGCGACCCGGCGCCGGGCGCATGCGGCC from the Methylorubrum extorquens genome contains:
- a CDS encoding conserved protein of unknown function (Evidence 4 : Unknown function but conserved in other organisms), with amino-acid sequence MADADPCRRVLTPAEEARLFARDAVRAARASWSRPADEGAAMIAVLVVLAAEAMFPELLSEPETDGAGKA